The genomic window AACATGCCCTTGGCTCAGACTCTGTTGCTCTGTGTAACTGAGCaactccctgggcagctggttTGGGTGGGTTGGTCTGACCACCTGCACCAAACACAATGCAGGAAGGTCTGAGAAACACGAGTGAAGGTCAGGCTGCTGCACTgagtgcagtggagctgctgcctgctggcAGCTCAGCAGGAGGGCCGGGAATTATTTACCCTGGTAACAGGAGTGGGATGCATTTCCAAACAGCTCATGTTCCCTAAACTTTTCACAGCCCCTCCCTAGGCTTTACAATATCCTAATGTGGACAATTATCACCacatttcatttcttctttctcctccttgaAGAAGCTGGGGGAAGAGCCCAGAAGACCAGCCTGGGGGTGTATTAATTCTCCCTGTCCCATCAGCAGGACTACGTGCACCAGGCACTTCCCACTGACAGGGGAAGGAAGGTTAAAGCCTCTCCTGACAGGTTAACAGCACGATTTGCAGCAACAGCTTAAATAAATGGTTGCAGGCACGAAAGACTAGCAGGAAGCTAATCCTTTAAATACTTAAGAGCAGCTACTACTTCAGCCCaagtaaatatttcaaaataaaattaattagtaGTGACTGGTGGATTTGTTCTCCTTTGTTCTAACAGCCCAGGATGAAACAGTGATTCCTCCTCAGAACTTTGGCTTCAGTGCCAAACTTGCTGTTTCCCAGGAGCTGAATGTCCTCCCAAAGAAGACTCAGCACAGTTTGGTTCCTCTCTGTAAgtgcagagctggaaaagcTCTCCATGAACCTCGtgggtctgtgctgctgcctttgtgctgctccagggatgagcacagagcagggctcAGGGTCCAACCCAGGTACAGTGTGGAGGAAGGAAGTGTCACTTCCTGATCCTTATCAGAGCTGAGCTCTGTCCAGTCAGGCCACAAACAGATCCCAATAACTGCCCCACTTCCCATGGAAAGGAGTTTCTTAACACCTTCCTTGACATGGAGAGAGCAGGTAAGGAAAGGCCTCAGGGTAACAAGaaccaaaacaacacaaaacgAAATCTGCCCAAGCCCAGAGAAGCAAATCAGTCAATTAAATCATTTGGGAACAGTAATTCCTAATCCACAATTAAGTTTCCCCCCTCCTTGACCCTTGGCTCCATCTCAGGACAAAGCCAACTCTCTTGGGAGGCAGGAACCTCTCATGGCCTTGCTGAACTGTCCGGGCTGTTTTTAGTTAAATCCAGCATTCCTAAAAACCCTCAAGCTGTTTGTGTactgaggaaggagaaaggaacTGCTGTGCACGTGCACATCCACATTTCCCACGGGAGGCTGGAACATAAAGTGCCAcctgccctggagcagggaagcacAGCTGGGATTAACTCAGAGCTCTGGGAAAAAGGCAAGGAATGTTTCTTTTCACCAGGTTGAGAAGGCAGGAAGTGAAGGCAGGACTGCTGAGttccctgagctgggagaggggaacCAAAGGTCTCTGCTGGTGGttgggagagcagagagagccGAGGGCTGGGTGGTTTCACTGACCTGCTGAAGGGATGCAGCTCCAAGGGCAGCGACGAGGAGAGGCCACGTGGAAAGGCAGGATCAGCCAAGGAGTCCTGGAGGGGCTTTGCAAGTTGAGAACTTGGGAAAAGCAGGACAAACAGCCCTAGAGAAGGGCCAGGAGAAAGCTCAGGGCTGGTTCAGGGACAGGCACAAGGCGTGAGGAGCAGTTGTATGAACGGGCTGATGTTGGGACTTTTAAGGATCAGGCACGAGGGGGAGGAGTGTGGAGAGCACGTGGAGACACTCATTTAGGGCAGGATTGAAGCACAAATCCCATTAGAAGGGACAGAGCTGTTGTGCTGAGTCATTTCCTCCTGCCCCAAGGGGTTTTTACGTGTCTTTTATGCCACACAAATCCCATATTTCTGTCCCGAGCCTTTCTGTGCAACATGATGCTGAATTTGGCTGATTGGAGCTGACAGAAAGCAAACCCAGGCTGGGCTGAATGTTCCTGCAGGATGGgctccagggatgctgctgctcattGTGCTTGTGTGTTCTCACACAGGCTTTGGGTTGGGGCTGTATTTATGGCCCTGACATTGTCTCTCCCTCATTTCCACAGCTGTTTCACACAACTTCCACTGAAATGTTTGCAGGACCAAGGTCAGGAAcctgctgcccagcccaggCTCCTCACACCACCCCAGGTAACAGGACAACACCCAGGAGGAGGTCACTGGGAGAGTGAGAGGAACTAGAAATCACTGCAGAGAAAACATCAACAAGGAGTTACAAACTCAGGTTTCCTCTTGCTACATCACCACGGAACCAGTGAAGGGCTTTGCTCTTCTCCCCATCCCATGAAGCTCCACCTGCACAGGGAGAATCTCAGAGACAAGGATTGACAGGGAGGCCAAAACCATCCATAGCACAAGTCAAGTTGCTATGTTGGAGTACTTGCACCTGCTTTCCCAGGATTGGGCTGCAGTGcctgcagctgcttccctgcacAGGGAATTCatggctggactcaatgatcttaattaaaggtcttttccagcctaagtgattttatgattctctcTTTTACAAGGCTCTCTGTATGGACAGAGGCAAAATCCTGAGTGTGTGAGACTCAGCATTGAGGCTCCCCAGCCTGAAACTGAGACTGAGAGCCCAGGACAGGGTGAGGGTCTCTCCAGGGCTGTGGCCTCGAGCTCACACAGTCTCCAGGCTGGTGACACTCCTCACCTTCCCCTCATCACTTCAGACAACCTCCAGAAGCACAAGTTCTGCCTCTTCCTGCAAGAGTTTCACCACCTCGGGTAGTtctggcctttcctgctgctccttcccactgctgaggtttcctccatccctcctgcttTTGCCATGTGCAGAGGCCCCCTTTGGGCAGGGTCCTGCCATGGGCTCTCCCAGCAGGGCATTAGCCATGAccctggggagcagcacagACATGGGGCTGCAAACCCCTGTCCCCACTGTATCCCAgtcagcagcagcccagggtgtGGAGCCTCTCCTGGAAGCTcctgtgtgggcagcaggttcCCCCCTTGGCTCTGCACTTCAGTGCCACCACGTGGTACCAGTTTGGGGCCAGACTGGTGGCAACGAGCTGTGGGAAGGGTGAGAAAAGGAGTCACACATGGGATCTTGGAGCCAGGAGCCACTGGTGGCCACATCTCTGGGCTGGTGGCCACAGAACCCCCAACAACAGTGAGGAGCctcctggagaggagggggagaggccccactgtgccctggggagctcagtgTGCTGTGAATGAGCTCCTGCAaatggggagcagggaaagagcCCCTTTGGACCTCCAGGGCTTGTAGTTCATGTTTGCAGCTCCCCAGGACTGTCTCCACCACTGCACTGAGTCTCCCCCCTTTATTCCCCAAGATGTTTCACCCAGCTTTGCTACAGAAGAGAAGTCTCCTCTGCTGTGATGGTGCTGGGGAACTCCAAATAGCTTTGTTCACTCAAGAAAAGTCATGAGATTGACTTAAAATGAATCTTTGCTTTtatataagaatatatatattctttattatttatatcttataatatataattatataatagaTAATAGATAAATGtagaaaatgtagaaaataaatataaatatatatttatagatctaaaaatctatttttatataatatatataaaatataacagATAATAAAGAATATATAGAGTACAGAATATATATACAataaagaatatatattttatttatatattatatattatatattatatattatatattatatattatatattatatattatatattatatattatatattatatattatatattatatattatatattatatattatatattatatattttatatatatataggaataCCCCAGGGGAGTTTCTCTGGGACTGCTGAGGCCAGAGGGCTTCAGAGTCACGTTTCCAACTGTCTTTCCAGCAACTTCATGGTATTGCATTAAGCAGGTAATTGTGTAACTACTCCCTGCAACAGCAACAGAAGAACATCACCGAGGAGACGCAAATCCAAGTCCTCAGAAACCAGGGAAAAGCCTGGAATGTGGCTGCCTGTTCTCTCTCCAGAGCTCCTGTGCATGATAAACCCCTCAAGCTCTCTAAATGCTGGCTGGTTTTCCCTGAGACAGCTGCCCTGCCGAGGGCCCAAGTGGAGGATGCTCCACAATGGGGATTCAGTGTTATCCTCCTTCAGGGCCTTATTTGTcattccagccctgctccagaaCCAGAAACTCCTTCCCAGGCCCTTCCCTGttcccctcatccctgcagTGGGTCGGTCAGGGCTCCCCAAACCCACAGCACCCAGGATTTGGGTGCAGAACCTGGGCTttggcagcagccccaggacGCTCCTCCAGGGAAGAGGCAGCTCCAcgtgcagggagctggggcagcaaAGGAGCTGAGCCAGGTGTGCAAATCCAGCAGGTCCAGCGTGGCAGAGTGGGAGGCAAATCCAAAGGACCTCACTGAGATGTATCAGCACAGAGAGACTGGACCAACAGCCCCCTGGGGAGGAAACTTCGTCTTTCTGAGGCGTTTTGACAGGAAAAAGAGCTGCAGCACTGAGCCCCtcaaacccacccccagcaggAACCAGGCTCAGGGAAACGACGTGTTTGCAGAGAAGTTTCTGTATCTCTTTAAATAAATGTGAACTCATGCTATATTGCAAAGAAGTGTGAAGCCTGGCTATGAGGTACAGTACAGCCAGAAAATTAAGAGAGATTTGAAATTAATAGACAGGGAGACTTTGCTCTGGAGGGAAACTGCTTCAAATGCAGTGTGTTAACTCAGAGGATGAAGTCCCCTGGACCCACATATTTCCAGGGTTCAgaatccctttttttcttttccagaagtgtttccttttttccaaaTTAGATTTAAACTGACCCCTGCAAAGGATTCTTCCCTGTGGTCACCCCTCACTGAGCCCTGGGAGCATGAGGGCAAGCCCTGCTTTATTTATCCACTGCGCTGCCTGAGGACTTTGCTTCTGtcaaataaaagtaaattcaTTGCTTGCCTTTCCTCCAGGAATGTCAGCATGTTcttagaaccacagaatatccaaagctggaagggacccacagggatcatcaaagtccagttCCTTCTCCTGTCCCCTGCATTCATTTATCCTACTTGACTTCTATCCCACTTCCCAACTTTCTGCATCTCAGCCCCACTTAAAAcatctccctccccctctttgctttttccatctaaacttcccttctcccctttccccaaacccaaacaaacccacgTTCCCATCCCCTAATAGAGGCTGAGTCATGGGTTGACGTCAGCAGTTGCTCTCCTGGCCAGACCCAGCTCTAATTGACACattccagctgctgccagcagcacgtGTCCCATCTGGaagctgggcagtgctgggaatgtgGGGGCTGGAGTGACACAGCACAGAGGGAACTGCTCAGTTGTGCCttcagaggaggaaagggagatCCTGAGTTTGATCAGTTATTTCTCCAAGTGCAGCACTGGAATTAAGGCAAATGAGGGAAGAGATGGGGCTTAAAAAAAGAACTTGGCTCGGGGTTTGGGTTTAATCCAGAAcactgaaggaggaaaaaaggcaattttagGAGTAGGTTCAGAGCAAGGCTTTTATCCAGCACTGATCTCATCCCCTTCTCCATGGACTGCTCGGCACCAGCAGCCACACCTGCCCCCTTCCTTCCAAAATGTTCAGCCCACCTGGGAATTGTGGAGCATCACATTCCAACAGACACTGCTCCTGCTACCCTGCCCAGCAAAAGGAGCTGGGTGCTTGGACCCTGAAACAAAGCaattccagctctggggtcttTCCCATTGAACCAGGACTGAGGGGCTCAAAAAGCAAACCCTGACCTTCCAAGGCAGCACCTtttcctgcccccagggcaggCTGGATTATCCTCCCTGGTGCAGcaatcccagctctgcccagggcaaGCTGAGGGTCCTGGAGCAGATGGAGCTGTtccagagctgcccagcagagcccaacACCGACTGCACCCACCCCATCAGCACtggggagctggaggcagcagcagctgcaggtaaAGCACAAATCTGGTTGCCCAGAACAGTTTTTAGTGCCCTCTGAAACCTGGGAATGACAACAAACTTAAGGTTACACAGAATATAGAACTTTATTCATGTTAAATGCACCCACTTGCACTCCCACTTGTCACATGTTCTCCAGGACACCGAGACATTCCCACCTCAGAGGAATGGAGCTgtccctctgccttccctgaaTGACACATCACTGATGCTGGCAAAGCAATCCAGAGGGAATTTGTTCAGCACAAACTATTCAGGGAATTCCTTttcactgctctgggcagctctgcacagaataTTAGCTACACAAGGACTCCAAACATACAGACAGCTGGAATTCAAGTGTCTCCAATAATGTCTCCAATATCCACATTAGTCAAACCCAGGATTTTTGGCATTTAGACACTTGAGTCCTGGTCTAGATTCCAACCCTTCTCCCGGTATCCATTCagttgtttaaaataataatcaaaatCCTTGTGAGGGATAAGCGGATTTTGCCAAAAGCAACAGTGGCCTGGGAAAAGCTCTCCTGGGAAGAATGTTTGTGGGGAAATGAGCTTGGTCAGCCTGacaaggagctgtgcagcaAGTGCAGCCTGTAAATCACTTCCTACAAGTGCtgttctccccctcccctgcacaTCAGACTTTAGTTACTACAGCGAAAGCTCAGCACAAGAACTCTGGAAGCATTTCTGCTggacagagagcagagggagaatTGAACTATGGTGTTTGTCTGCAAAGGTAAAGCCAACAATAACCACAATCTCATGGAAAACTAAACTCTATAAAATAGTCAGAAAAAACAAGGATCTGCTGCTGAAAGCGGCTCAGCTACTTCTGGAAAACTGCAAGAAGTGCCTCCCCCAGGAAGGACTTCCCAGCAACAagctggaaagaggaaaaaataccataaatctcaagaggaaaaaataccatAAATCTCAAGTTCTTTGCGATTCCTTTTGGTCAATTCCGTGttccagcccccccaaaaaccccccaaactggACAACCTGCAACACCTCAAACCCAGGAACCGTGTGAGGGACACACGTGAGCGGGGACCTGCCAGGCCCCCGAGGCCCAGGGGGACAAAAACCAGCTCTGAGCCACTCCTGAGGGTGGGATGGGCTCGTTGCTCAGTCGTCGAAGTCGGGGATGTCGTCGTAGGAGTAGCCCCGGTAGCCCTTGGAGGCGTAGTAGGCGATGCGCAGGTGGTAGAAGCCCGGCAGGAACACCAGGATGCCGATGATGAGCACGGGGATGGCACGGTCCGTTTCCTGCAGGGACACACGGCCCAGGCCAGTGGGAACAGGTCTGCAGGAGGGGCTTGCCTTTCTCTCACatcctgggctagtgggaggtgtccctgcccatggcagggggtggaactgaatgggctttaaggtccctcccaacccaaagcattccaggattccatgattaTCTGTGCCCAAGGCAGGACACAGAGGAAGGGCTCAGACTGGCTCTGGGCTCCTGTCTCTGAACTGCTGTGACCTGTGTGAGCACAGGAGCTGTGGGGGAGCAGAGCTCCACCAGCCCTGTCTCACACACCTGAAGGACATGGAtgtaatataataaatataacagaataataataataaagaaatataataGTGAGGGcaaagcagggagagagggaggagattCTCAGGATGACCATccaatctggtctagtggaaggtgtccctgctcatggcaggggttggaacagggtgatctgtaaggtcccttccaacccaaaccattccatgattctgtggttcatccccaaggccttgctggctgagaaataaaaatccatcCTAAATCAGAAAAATCAGTTGTCATTAGGCTGAGCCTTTAATCCTCTCCTGGCATCTCCTCCTTGCTGCAGGAACCCCTCGAGGGACCTTCTCCTGACCCCCCCTGGatgtgcagccagggctgggagctccctgtgcctggaGAGCTCCCGACAGAGCCCAGACCCTGCTGGTGCCACTCTGATGAGCAGAGCTGCCGACTGACAGCGATTCCTGCAGCCAAGGGACAGGGGGAGAAGCACCCAGGCAGCTCCAAAGGGCAGATCCCCTTCCCATGGATCTACAGAGGTGGGAAAACTGCTGCTGTGTCCTGGACAGGCTCTGGCATCTCCTGCCTGAGTCACGAGAAGATCTGCACTGCAGGTGATGACCCCAGGCTGAGGTTTTCCCAGGACAACAAGCTGGACTCTGCAGGGACATGAAACTGGAccccagggagggcagggacactCAGCCCTCCCTGGCAggtctccagcccagctctgaaCCTGCTCCAGACTGCAGGGATCACAGGGAtctgctgccagggaaatgGCACAGCAAGGCCGTGCTGGGAATGACTTTCCAGGTCTTTGGCTCTGGATTTCTACACTGAACATGAtaacagaatcatggaattgttaaggCTGGGAAAGACCTttgaggtcatcaagtccaaccataacccaccaccatgttcaccattgaaccatgtcctcaagtgccacatccacatgttttttggacacttccagggatggtgactccaccactgccctgcacAGCGTGTTCCAGGGGTGAATAACCCTGTCCATgggaaaaccttttcctaatatcaaatctaaacctcccctggtacaacttgaggctgtttcctctggtCCTCTCACGTGATGGTTCATGAGGGTTCACAGTAGCCttgagggcagggcaggcaaTAAAAAACTGATAACAAGTGTAATTAAAGTGTAATTAAAGTAATTAAAGCACTCACTCCTTTGCTGATGtaccctgccagcagcagggctcCGATGATGATGAGGAAGGTCCCAATCATGAAGAGCACAACAGCCAGGGCGATGGCCTTGTAGGGGATCTTTGGTGGGCTCTTCTTGAACTGGATGGCAAAACCCCAAATATTGAAGAGGTTAACTCAGCACAgctcccctcccagcagggcagagTTGGGAATCTCACAGGTGACACGGGACAAAGGGCTGAGGCAGCTCTTCCCCAGGAATCCTGCCCATGGAGCCCCTGCTGAGCCAGCCCTTCCACCCATCACCTCACATCTGCTCCAGATCTCACTTCCCCCCATGGAAATGCAGCTGTTAAGCAACCAGTCTTGTTTCCAGGGAAGCTCCGTGGGTTTTCCAGAGGGGAAGGGCCGAGGTGGTGGCTCCCACCTGGCTTTGTCCCtctctgagctgcagctgctctaCCAGAGACACACAAACAAGCAGCTGCCCACCAGTGCAAAGCTacagctgcctgtcctgctttactgtttccttccccttttcttacctgcaggtcAATGTACCCATCATCAGTGCTGGAGAGCTTGGAATATTTGACTTTGCTACTGGGAATCCCAGCAGAGAGGTTGGTGCGGGACGGCATCATTCCATGGAGGGCTGGGCATCACCTAGGACCTGGGAAACACAGGGAAGAGCAAAAACATGGGAGAAAACGGGGTGGTGGAGTTTCTGAGGAGAAACTAAAGAGTCAAGGCTGTTCCAACTAAAAAGGCATAAATTTGTTCTTCAAAAATTGTTCTTTGTAAATGAAAACTTTTCAAACAAAGTAtttaagcattttattttaagcttAAAATGCAAAATGGATACAGCTGCAAGAGGGTTTACCaattctgaaagcaaaagccaagCTAAGGTAGAACCTGTGCTTAAAACCAGACTGAAAATCCAGAATATCCTCCCATGTCCAGCCCAGCTCTCGTTTCGCAAGGGGAtcccactgccagcagggagctgtcccagctccagctgcttccAAACAGGGACACCAgcaaagaaacccaaaccagaGTGAAACAAAGCAGCTTTTCAGCCACCAGGATGTTTTGCAACAGAGCAATTCTGGgaattaaaaaacaaccaaccactGGAGACTGGAATGAAATGGAGGTGTCGTGGATCCAGCAGGAGCTGTGACTCAGGGGGAGCATCTCAAGGGGATGGAGTGAGTGGGATGAGGTCACCAACACTCCAGCAAGGAGCTTGTCCCTTGGAGCCcaccttcccaggggctggagccAGGATCCATCCTGCCAACACCCCCCGACCCTGCAGACCCAGGAACAGGGcccagcaggacctgggtgtCTCCTCAAACACAGCCCAGGGCTACAATTcccaggagaggggcaggaaaggGCTTCCCACTCTTTCCAGCCTCAGTGGTGCTTTTATTTGCTGAGAAAGTGTGGAATAAAGAGAACAAAAGTGCATATTCCAACTGTGCCAACAGGAAGGGATAAAGACACTGTTTCCATAACAGGATTTAGCATTAAAGGTGATGCATCTCCACAAAATCCTTTGTGCCCCCGTTGTTAATCACTGGCACGTTCCCCACTCAGGTTTGTTCCTCCTGCTGCAAATTTGACTTTTATAAAAGAACCAACGCCCTCTGATCTTAAATCCCCACAGCTGAACCTTCGGTTTGAACTCCGGGGCTTGTTTTGGTAGCAAAACCCAAATATAGAAAGAACGTCTTTAGGAAATACCTCCTACCCACAGGGTGGTATTCCCAGCCCCTCACATATCCCTGTTTTTCAGGTCCCAGCACCCAAACACCCCCAGGGTCTCCTAAAAACTCCCCACATGCCTGGGGGTGGATGTGCAGGAGGGGAAGAAGCCCAAATAAAtcagcatttctgaaatgaaagtCACATTTCCTGACTCTGCCCCatttccccctcttttctcACCCACCACCCCATTATTTACCAGTTCTTTTTAGTGACTTCTTAGGAATTATTTCTAATTTACACCTGCACAAGTTGTCTGCCTTTCCCATTACATCACCTATGAACAAGAAAGAAGCTATTCATGACAAATGCATAAAAAAATACTCTCTCAGAGAGTTTAAAGGCCAGGTTTGACCCCATTAAGCCTCATATCGAGCCTACAGTGCATTAAATCGTGCTCTGCAACGGTCCAGGAGCAGAAACAGGAATATttactttataaaaataaacaagcaggGCCTAAGCAACTCGGCCAAGGTAATTAAGGTTGTAATTCCAGATTTCAGTTGTGTTTTAAACCCGGGGAGGATCCGGGAAACACCAACCCGGATTCCCGGTTATCCCTTAAAGTGGAGCAATGTTCCACACGGGACACACagaagggctgggggggtcaCTCCGGCCCTTTTGGGAGCTCAAACCTCAGCGGGGACACCCgaagcacaagtgctgtgaggagaggctgagggagctggggctgttcagcctggagaggaggaggctcaggggagacctcctcactctctgcaactccctgacaggaggggggagccagggggggttggtctcttttcccaggcaaccatcagcaagacaagagggctgggtctgcagctgtgccaggggagggttaggttggagatcaggaagaatttctttgcagagagggtgctcagccattggaatgggctgcccagggaagggggggattctccatccctggaggtttttaaggtgagactggatgtggcatcagtgccatgggctgggaaccacggcggggttggatcaagggttgggctggatgatctcggaggtcccttccaacccagctgattctgggattctatgaaagTGTCCCCAGAACCTCCCCAAGTGTCCCCGG from Pseudopipra pipra isolate bDixPip1 chromosome 28, bDixPip1.hap1, whole genome shotgun sequence includes these protein-coding regions:
- the TMEM230 gene encoding transmembrane protein 230 translates to MMPSRTNLSAGIPSSKVKYSKLSSTDDGYIDLQFKKSPPKIPYKAIALAVVLFMIGTFLIIIGALLLAGYISKGETDRAIPVLIIGILVFLPGFYHLRIAYYASKGYRGYSYDDIPDFDD